One stretch of Cohnella algarum DNA includes these proteins:
- the trxA gene encoding thioredoxin, whose protein sequence is MAVAVTKDNFETTVSEGVSLLDFWAPWCGPCKMQLPIVEELSEELKGQATIAKVNVDEEPELASKFGVMSIPTLILFKDGQPVDKLVGLQSKDALKAKIQGQL, encoded by the coding sequence ATGGCAGTCGCCGTAACGAAAGACAATTTCGAGACGACCGTTTCCGAAGGCGTATCTCTGTTGGACTTCTGGGCGCCCTGGTGCGGCCCTTGCAAAATGCAGCTCCCGATCGTCGAGGAACTGTCCGAAGAATTGAAAGGCCAAGCTACGATCGCGAAAGTGAACGTGGACGAAGAGCCGGAACTGGCTTCGAAGTTCGGCGTCATGAGCATCCCGACGCTGATCCTGTTCAAGGACGGCCAACCGGTCGACAAGCTGGTCGGACTGCAAAGCAAAGACGCGCTCAAAGCGAAAATCCAAGGCCAACTGTAA
- a CDS encoding RrF2 family transcriptional regulator, giving the protein MNSEFIIAVHSLVLLAHRPDGMASSEEIAANVCTHPARIRKVLGCLRKAGFVATREGSGGGYRLCKEPDDLTLADIYRSMAGGSLTPNWCSGDPEMDCMVSANMQEVMNSVFSGAERQLEAYFAGITIGQMLSRIKERQMA; this is encoded by the coding sequence ATGAACAGCGAATTTATTATAGCGGTTCATAGTCTCGTTCTGCTGGCTCACCGGCCCGACGGCATGGCTTCCAGCGAGGAAATCGCCGCCAACGTATGCACGCATCCGGCCCGTATCCGGAAAGTGCTCGGCTGCCTTCGCAAAGCGGGCTTCGTCGCGACAAGGGAAGGATCCGGCGGCGGCTATCGCCTGTGCAAAGAGCCCGACGACCTGACGCTGGCCGACATTTACCGTTCAATGGCGGGAGGCTCCTTGACGCCCAATTGGTGCAGCGGCGATCCGGAAATGGATTGCATGGTTTCGGCGAATATGCAGGAAGTCATGAATTCGGTGTTCAGCGGCGCGGAACGGCAGCTTGAAGCCTACTTCGCCGGGATTACGATCGGGCAGATGCTGTCCCGAATCAAGGAGCGCCAGATGGCGTGA
- a CDS encoding ABC transporter substrate-binding protein, translating to MKKRFASLLVALALLAGCSQEAPNAEPVNLRIGVPDLYAFDRQYRDYFDAAFPDWETTAIEWPDDADAFTAERWGEWLETEKPDLLLANVFDYRKLSDAGELRDLEEFASRGEMDLGRFNPAVLDYLKTNGDGKLFGLSPFFSTSALYYNKDMFDRLGIPYPQDGMTWPETLSLANRFMRDDRLGEDEFGLHVRWVRSPFDLIRQISYTEGLEYANLQTGAVTIDTESWRNVFEAVIAAYLDGTFRTQNVQGEEADGTVYYGPEALAEMDLFSQGAAAMTVDGDDLMQRLKSAAPGFRWGAVTAPVRVSDPSRAGWFNTGSVFAIPVVSSQPNEAWEAIDYFHSERMGRAAVALGEGLLSLKDDPVWRGDADYEVFYRTLPVNALPETFEPVVSPEFAEPFDLLVERGIGSVLAGKATVEEALAAIQKEGEALVMEFRQEEAAPDA from the coding sequence GTGAAAAAACGTTTCGCTTCCCTGTTGGTCGCTTTGGCCTTGCTGGCCGGCTGTTCGCAAGAGGCTCCGAACGCCGAACCCGTCAACCTTCGCATAGGCGTTCCCGATCTCTACGCGTTCGACCGGCAGTACCGGGACTATTTCGATGCGGCGTTTCCCGATTGGGAAACGACGGCGATCGAATGGCCGGACGACGCCGACGCGTTTACGGCGGAGCGCTGGGGCGAGTGGCTGGAAACGGAAAAACCCGATCTGCTGCTGGCTAACGTTTTCGACTATCGCAAGCTGTCCGATGCGGGCGAGCTTCGCGATCTGGAGGAATTCGCCTCTCGCGGCGAAATGGACCTCGGACGGTTCAATCCCGCCGTGCTCGACTACTTGAAGACCAACGGAGACGGCAAGCTGTTCGGCTTAAGCCCCTTTTTCAGCACGTCGGCCTTATACTACAACAAGGATATGTTCGACCGCCTAGGCATCCCTTATCCGCAAGACGGGATGACCTGGCCGGAGACGTTGAGTCTGGCGAACCGATTCATGCGGGACGACCGCCTGGGAGAAGACGAATTCGGGCTCCATGTCAGATGGGTTCGCTCGCCGTTCGACCTGATCCGGCAAATCTCCTATACGGAGGGGCTGGAATACGCCAACCTTCAAACCGGCGCGGTAACGATCGATACGGAAAGCTGGCGGAACGTTTTCGAAGCCGTGATCGCTGCGTACCTGGACGGGACGTTCCGGACGCAAAACGTACAGGGCGAAGAAGCGGACGGCACCGTGTATTACGGGCCGGAGGCGTTGGCCGAAATGGATTTATTTTCGCAAGGGGCGGCCGCCATGACCGTGGATGGCGATGATTTGATGCAGCGGCTTAAGTCGGCCGCTCCGGGCTTTCGCTGGGGGGCCGTGACGGCCCCGGTTCGCGTTTCCGATCCTTCGCGGGCGGGCTGGTTCAACACGGGATCGGTCTTCGCGATCCCGGTTGTCTCCTCGCAGCCGAACGAGGCATGGGAGGCGATCGATTATTTCCATTCCGAGCGGATGGGCCGCGCGGCCGTCGCCCTCGGCGAAGGGCTGCTGTCGCTGAAGGACGATCCGGTCTGGCGGGGCGATGCGGATTATGAGGTGTTTTACCGGACGCTGCCCGTCAACGCGCTCCCCGAAACCTTCGAGCCCGTCGTCTCGCCCGAATTCGCTGAGCCGTTCGACCTCCTCGTCGAGCGCGGGATCGGGAGCGTCCTTGCGGGCAAAGCGACCGTCGAGGAAGCGCTCGCGGCCATTCAGAAAGAAGGCGAAGCTCTGGTAATGGAGTTTCGGCAGGAAGAGGCCGCTCCGGACGCTTAA
- a CDS encoding molybdopterin-dependent oxidoreductase translates to MSGRKPGFGKKLADLHRWNGWLVLALAASGLVLSWGAARGWLGGGRTWVKQLHIYLGLVSGILLVMYAPMLKRHLKQLKERPRQKGNLAVVAALLVGWLLSGIVLWQLRHFPPQWANAALVAHNLLTWVGIPYILYHSVTRLRWMRKPERRAVRPDAAADGEGSELGAGSRFPAPGAPARWMSRRQFIRWSVGIALTAAVAPSFLEWLGSGAGLSSAGGIGSGETDPNRMLPAPQPLPESQQVIGGGAQGHFRVYTVTRLPTFDSADWSFALDGLVDRPLSWNWEQFLQLQREVRVSDFHCVTGWSVYKNTWEGVPLSKLLEMAGVQAEARYVKFYSGDGVYTDALSLEQARMDDVLVAVLHDGQPIHRDYGGPVRLVVPQMYAYKSVKWLNRIELIRESHIGYWEERGYDNDAWVRA, encoded by the coding sequence GTGAGCGGACGCAAACCCGGATTCGGAAAAAAGCTGGCAGACTTGCATCGCTGGAACGGATGGCTGGTGCTCGCGCTTGCCGCAAGCGGGCTTGTTCTTTCTTGGGGCGCCGCGCGCGGATGGCTTGGCGGCGGCAGAACGTGGGTGAAGCAGCTGCATATTTACCTCGGGCTCGTGTCGGGGATTTTGCTCGTCATGTACGCTCCGATGCTGAAGCGCCATTTGAAGCAGCTTAAGGAGAGGCCGAGACAAAAGGGCAATCTGGCGGTCGTCGCCGCGTTGCTCGTCGGCTGGCTGTTGTCCGGCATCGTGCTGTGGCAGCTGAGGCATTTTCCCCCGCAATGGGCGAACGCCGCTCTCGTCGCGCACAACTTGCTGACGTGGGTCGGAATTCCGTACATCCTTTATCATTCCGTCACGAGGCTCCGCTGGATGCGGAAGCCGGAACGCCGCGCGGTCCGGCCGGATGCCGCCGCCGATGGGGAGGGAAGCGAGCTTGGCGCCGGAAGCCGGTTTCCGGCTCCGGGGGCGCCCGCCCGGTGGATGAGCCGCAGGCAGTTTATCCGCTGGTCGGTCGGCATCGCGTTGACCGCGGCGGTCGCGCCGTCCTTTCTGGAATGGCTCGGGAGCGGGGCGGGACTTTCCTCCGCCGGCGGCATCGGGTCGGGGGAAACGGACCCGAACCGGATGCTGCCCGCGCCGCAGCCGCTTCCCGAGTCGCAGCAGGTGATCGGAGGCGGGGCGCAAGGACATTTTCGCGTGTACACCGTGACGCGTCTTCCGACATTCGATTCGGCGGATTGGAGCTTTGCGCTCGACGGTCTGGTGGATCGCCCGCTCTCCTGGAATTGGGAGCAGTTTTTGCAGTTGCAGCGCGAGGTGCGGGTAAGCGATTTTCATTGCGTGACGGGCTGGTCGGTTTATAAAAATACGTGGGAAGGCGTCCCGCTGTCCAAGCTGCTCGAAATGGCGGGCGTCCAGGCGGAAGCCCGTTACGTCAAGTTTTACTCGGGGGACGGGGTGTACACGGACGCGCTTTCCCTGGAGCAGGCGAGAATGGACGACGTTCTCGTCGCCGTGCTGCACGACGGCCAGCCGATTCACCGCGATTACGGGGGGCCGGTCCGGCTCGTCGTACCTCAAATGTATGCCTACAAGTCGGTCAAGTGGCTGAACAGGATCGAACTGATCCGGGAATCGCACATCGGCTACTGGGAGGAACGGGGCTACGACAACGACGCCTGGGTGAGGGCGTGA
- a CDS encoding extracellular solute-binding protein yields MKPSERDWESRLTELPLGSGGFSVRTIRKVKERIALEEKRKRRRKLPLAIASLLAVSLAAVVFRPQIEGALASWLGPGPEPVPVISETETTTFNIGYMYGSDDFMEKYGKPFIIRHPAVRFAFAEEAPLTVDIVAYKEWLERERPDLIQIPLAYLDDLSAAGLLAELDPLLLRDGIDEQGYHRPVSQVLREAGAGKLYGLADTFATTGLFYNRELFAARGIPEPSGSLTWDETLALAAQFAGMEKDGQPVYGLSFGYRPGLSSNVMSIALSLGMGMTTADGSRSSLGSNAWESLWTPFVQGYRDGWIANEAGMERGKNYAMTELYKLDPFLTGRSAMTFQSNDYLRNIEESREAIGFDADWGILPAPALDEAARAQGQAMEIPYVLAISAGSSQTDAAWELLKYIMSPEQAERRSRTAGHALYTVGQQSTDAGARETFFYEAAIDPSLSLVLHEQQTSPAYQALYALAAEEGRARTDELLSGALTVERFLEELDRQAEQALRELAAQEEELP; encoded by the coding sequence GTGAAGCCATCCGAACGCGACTGGGAAAGCCGATTGACCGAACTGCCGCTCGGCTCGGGCGGTTTTTCGGTGCGAACGATTCGCAAAGTGAAGGAGAGAATCGCCTTGGAGGAAAAGCGAAAAAGAAGAAGAAAGCTGCCGTTGGCCATCGCGTCTTTGCTCGCCGTTTCGCTGGCCGCCGTTGTTTTCCGCCCGCAGATCGAGGGGGCTCTCGCCTCCTGGCTCGGGCCCGGACCCGAACCCGTCCCCGTCATCAGCGAGACGGAAACGACGACGTTCAATATCGGTTATATGTACGGCTCGGACGATTTTATGGAGAAATACGGCAAGCCTTTTATCATCCGCCATCCGGCCGTACGCTTCGCTTTTGCCGAAGAAGCTCCGTTAACGGTCGACATCGTCGCCTACAAGGAATGGCTGGAGCGCGAGAGGCCCGATTTGATCCAGATTCCGCTCGCCTACCTGGACGATCTCTCCGCGGCCGGCTTGCTCGCCGAGCTCGATCCGCTGCTGCTGCGGGACGGAATCGACGAGCAAGGCTATCATCGGCCCGTATCGCAGGTGCTGCGCGAGGCGGGGGCGGGCAAGCTGTACGGGCTGGCCGACACGTTCGCGACGACCGGATTGTTTTACAACCGGGAGTTGTTCGCCGCTCGCGGCATTCCCGAACCTTCCGGTTCGCTGACGTGGGATGAAACGCTGGCATTGGCCGCGCAGTTTGCCGGCATGGAAAAAGACGGGCAGCCCGTCTACGGCCTCAGCTTCGGCTACCGGCCCGGCTTGTCGTCCAACGTCATGTCCATCGCCCTGAGCCTCGGGATGGGGATGACGACGGCGGACGGGAGCCGATCTTCCCTCGGATCCAATGCCTGGGAAAGCCTGTGGACGCCGTTCGTCCAAGGTTACCGCGACGGCTGGATCGCGAACGAGGCCGGCATGGAAAGAGGCAAAAACTATGCGATGACAGAGCTGTACAAGCTCGATCCGTTTCTGACCGGCCGGTCCGCCATGACCTTTCAGTCGAACGACTATTTGCGCAACATCGAAGAGAGCCGCGAGGCGATCGGCTTCGACGCGGATTGGGGCATCCTTCCCGCCCCGGCTCTCGACGAGGCGGCTCGGGCGCAGGGGCAGGCAATGGAAATTCCGTATGTACTCGCCATTTCGGCCGGCTCCTCCCAAACGGACGCCGCGTGGGAGCTGCTCAAGTACATCATGAGCCCGGAGCAGGCCGAGCGGCGCTCCCGAACGGCGGGGCACGCCCTGTATACGGTCGGGCAGCAATCGACGGATGCGGGCGCGCGGGAAACCTTTTTCTACGAAGCCGCCATCGATCCGTCGCTGTCGCTCGTCCTGCACGAACAGCAGACTTCCCCGGCCTATCAGGCGCTTTATGCGCTTGCCGCCGAGGAGGGACGAGCCCGGACGGACGAGCTGCTCTCGGGCGCGCTGACTGTGGAGCGTTTCCTTGAGGAGCTGGATCGGCAAGCCGAACAAGCGCTGCGGGAGCTTGCCGCGCAGGAGGAGGAGCTTCCGTGA
- a CDS encoding LysR family transcriptional regulator, whose protein sequence is MDAHLHVFAVVAELRNFTRAAEKLHMTQPAVSQQIRALEETFAARLLTRSNKSVSLTRAGEIVLHHAKEINFLYGRMKEMVDELMRHTGGPLPIGASYTFGEYVLPLTLARLNRDYPGIRPSIAIGNTADIAERVRSRDLEVGIVEGEDIGSGLMAEKLAEDEMYVAAGIGHPLAASERIEPAELEKETWLVREPGSGTRAATDRMFAEFGLRPRRLMELGSTQLIKEAVEAGLGITLQSGWALRKELRIGSLRLLPVSGMPVRRSFHVLFRSGDLRTRTLEVFLETLRDVTGKAPPGSSEEGSAGD, encoded by the coding sequence ATGGACGCACACCTGCATGTGTTCGCCGTCGTGGCGGAGCTGAGGAATTTCACCCGCGCCGCGGAGAAGCTGCATATGACGCAGCCGGCCGTTAGCCAGCAAATCCGGGCGCTGGAGGAAACGTTCGCCGCCCGGCTGCTGACGAGAAGCAATAAATCCGTTTCCCTGACCCGGGCGGGGGAAATCGTCTTGCATCACGCGAAGGAAATCAATTTTTTGTACGGACGGATGAAGGAGATGGTGGACGAGCTGATGCGCCATACGGGAGGGCCGCTGCCGATCGGGGCCAGCTACACGTTCGGCGAATACGTGCTTCCGTTGACGCTGGCGCGCCTGAACCGGGACTATCCCGGCATCCGGCCTTCGATCGCGATCGGCAATACGGCGGATATCGCCGAACGGGTCCGCAGCCGCGACCTGGAGGTGGGCATCGTGGAAGGGGAGGACATCGGCAGCGGGCTGATGGCGGAAAAGCTGGCCGAGGATGAAATGTACGTCGCGGCCGGGATCGGCCATCCGCTCGCCGCCAGCGAACGGATCGAACCGGCGGAACTGGAAAAGGAAACGTGGCTCGTCCGCGAACCCGGTTCGGGGACGAGGGCGGCGACGGATCGGATGTTCGCGGAGTTCGGCCTGCGGCCGCGGCGGCTGATGGAGCTCGGCAGCACGCAACTGATCAAGGAAGCGGTGGAAGCCGGGCTCGGCATCACGCTTCAGTCCGGGTGGGCGCTGCGGAAGGAACTCCGGATCGGCTCGCTGCGGCTGCTCCCCGTGTCCGGCATGCCCGTGCGAAGGAGCTTTCATGTGCTGTTTCGAAGCGGAGATTTGCGGACGCGGACGCTGGAGGTTTTTCTGGAGACGCTTAGAGACGTGACGGGCAAGGCCCCGCCGGGCTCGTCGGAAGAAGGCTCGGCCGGCGATTGA